The following coding sequences are from one Paenibacillus sp. JDR-2 window:
- a CDS encoding family 43 glycosylhydrolase: MLTKRFRYLLLCLAVLLMLPQWSGAAAAAEQTPDQTDSISTSAATGGTEVSDFYNVIMQVGADPWVYKHTDGYYYNVFVNASGIMIRRSTTITGIDSGERSLAWTPVKGTMYSSDVWAPEMHYLKDTDGKYKWYIYFAADDGTNANHRMYVLENASDNPMTGTWEFKGKITDSTDRWAIDGTVMTVNDRHYFIWSGWEDTDGSFQNLYMAEMSDPRTISSNRVLISTPDHDWETSPGRINEGPEVTIRGNTINLVYSANGSWTDSYCLGLITAQIGDDLMNPSSWVKQDKPIFSSANGVYGPGHHSLTTSPDGSEDWIIYHSARWSGSGWTRNVRAQKFTWNADGTPNLGEPVDPNKPIAIPSGEPVRQRYEAETALLVKDPSGETSPAVRLENTASGGKKITNIKNANDYAQFTVNVPEAGFYVLSARNANGASNGADASQILSVNGSSGTNLNIVYSGGNRWGASTAKVYLKQGDNSIRFRAGTNLAEMDSMDVVKLNVASEILFDTPGYTLGLGESRSLPVYEVTGTSYSPINSGVSFTSSNKEILDIDGNEMKGLKAGSATITAAYNGQTVSATVVVAAEPKSVKSIAISGLNNILNSGMTGQLQLDASYNTYEVQDVTSSASYSSSNPDVAKVTDTGQVYDVQPGDTVITAAYDGKEANFNLTVTPDPSELPQVLTQVKTPSGMTPRLPGVVDVDYKGEKGTAEASWKLEGIDFNSIGHVQVPVILTLNGESIPAAVSVEVIPGWGLDEIVNQIRSRIDNFSYPLGEGLGNYSRSAYNALLDKLSHAEEIATDASLTEEQFNEEQSSLAQLEADLLGSLSSTQDGVFYNAYRDFSGDETGKYPFGITVEDLTNGAAATVQEEDGNKFLRLTTTATSGKANLFLPYLGEVTATGDQRIVIEYRARLNTNFQYANGAMTRNDSGTSNYSMVTAFDTGKIMVQNGGSKKSVLNYALNTWYKIKMVANWDAKTYTVYINDDPVPVATDFVFRHTGGTKLTGQRFGVDGYANASIDFDDFKVMVTGVAKAAPEGLAAGNETAAGANDGRITGVNASMEWSSDNGGTWSTVEGDAISNLSPGTYWVRYRETDTHKASSYVELTVTGYTQPNPVTGLSLDKTSVQLYTNYGSSTVQLTANVEPANAANKNVTWSTSNSAVATVDENGLVTIRNSGTAVITATTADGSYTASCTVTVSVYTASGGGGGNNSGSSNGSGTTIKNEDGSTTTIVTDQTTGTVTETTTWPNGVKVTTMTTSLGEVTANVQLPEGVAQARITIPAKKASASTVAYTVKGDGSKKIIGDSVLTKDGVSFIAKGDMTVKLMDNKITFKDVPDSYWAAEAIAFTASRELFLGTEQGIFTPNASMSRAMLFTVLARFNGMETEGGSNWYEKAQGWAVTAGISDGSAPEAAITREQLITLLYRYAGQPDASGNGKSFADSSEISAWAREAMDWAVATGILNGKPGNLLEPGSDVSRAEVSAIVARFIALRI, translated from the coding sequence ATGCTCACGAAAAGATTCAGGTATTTGCTGCTTTGTCTCGCGGTGCTGCTGATGCTGCCGCAATGGAGCGGAGCGGCTGCGGCGGCTGAACAGACGCCGGACCAGACAGATTCGATATCGACATCGGCAGCAACGGGGGGGACGGAGGTGTCGGATTTCTATAATGTCATTATGCAGGTAGGAGCTGACCCTTGGGTTTACAAGCATACGGATGGCTATTACTACAACGTCTTTGTCAACGCCAGCGGCATTATGATCCGCAGATCCACGACTATCACCGGCATTGACTCGGGCGAGAGGAGCTTAGCCTGGACACCGGTTAAGGGGACTATGTACAGCTCCGATGTATGGGCGCCGGAAATGCACTATCTCAAAGATACCGACGGCAAATATAAATGGTACATTTACTTCGCGGCTGACGACGGAACCAATGCCAACCACCGCATGTACGTGCTGGAGAATGCCAGTGATAATCCGATGACCGGAACCTGGGAGTTTAAAGGGAAAATTACCGATTCTACCGACCGTTGGGCGATCGACGGTACCGTGATGACGGTAAATGATAGACATTATTTCATCTGGTCCGGCTGGGAGGACACGGATGGAAGCTTTCAAAACTTGTATATGGCGGAAATGAGCGATCCGCGGACGATCAGCTCGAATCGGGTATTAATATCGACGCCTGACCATGATTGGGAAACATCCCCGGGCCGGATCAATGAAGGCCCCGAGGTCACCATTCGCGGCAACACCATCAATCTGGTCTATTCCGCAAACGGCAGCTGGACAGACAGCTACTGCCTTGGACTAATCACTGCCCAAATTGGCGACGATCTGATGAACCCCAGTTCTTGGGTAAAACAGGACAAGCCGATTTTCTCCAGCGCCAACGGCGTTTACGGCCCTGGTCACCATAGCCTCACCACATCTCCCGACGGCAGCGAGGACTGGATTATCTACCATTCCGCCCGCTGGTCAGGCTCCGGGTGGACCCGCAATGTCCGTGCGCAGAAATTTACCTGGAATGCAGACGGAACGCCGAACCTCGGAGAACCGGTCGATCCGAACAAACCGATTGCCATACCTTCGGGGGAGCCGGTACGCCAGCGCTATGAAGCGGAGACCGCTTTATTGGTGAAGGATCCGAGCGGCGAAACCTCTCCCGCCGTTAGGCTGGAAAATACCGCTTCCGGCGGGAAGAAGATCACCAATATCAAGAATGCCAACGATTATGCTCAGTTTACAGTCAACGTCCCGGAGGCGGGATTTTACGTGCTGTCCGCGCGAAATGCTAACGGCGCATCAAACGGGGCGGATGCCTCCCAAATCTTGTCGGTCAACGGCAGCTCCGGCACTAATTTGAACATCGTTTATTCCGGCGGCAATCGCTGGGGGGCCTCCACGGCGAAGGTCTATCTGAAGCAAGGCGACAATAGCATTCGCTTCCGTGCGGGTACGAACCTTGCCGAAATGGACAGTATGGATGTCGTTAAGCTTAATGTGGCATCGGAAATTTTATTCGATACTCCGGGGTATACGCTTGGTTTGGGTGAAAGCCGCAGTTTACCCGTGTATGAGGTGACAGGCACTAGTTATTCCCCTATTAACAGCGGAGTTTCCTTCACTTCTTCCAACAAAGAGATTCTGGATATTGATGGGAATGAGATGAAGGGGCTTAAGGCGGGCAGCGCCACGATCACCGCGGCATATAACGGGCAAACGGTCTCGGCTACGGTAGTTGTTGCCGCTGAGCCTAAGTCCGTGAAGTCTATTGCCATCAGCGGATTGAACAACATCCTGAACAGCGGTATGACAGGGCAATTGCAGTTGGATGCGAGCTACAACACCTATGAAGTTCAGGATGTGACGTCTAGTGCATCGTACTCCAGCAGCAACCCCGACGTGGCTAAGGTTACGGATACGGGTCAGGTATATGACGTTCAACCGGGAGATACGGTGATTACAGCCGCATACGATGGCAAGGAAGCAAATTTCAACTTAACGGTAACACCTGATCCGTCCGAGTTGCCTCAGGTTCTTACTCAAGTAAAGACTCCCTCCGGAATGACACCAAGACTGCCCGGCGTTGTTGACGTCGACTACAAGGGGGAGAAGGGCACTGCAGAGGCAAGCTGGAAGCTGGAAGGAATTGATTTCAACTCCATAGGCCATGTTCAGGTGCCCGTCATTTTGACGCTGAATGGCGAGAGTATTCCTGCTGCCGTTTCCGTGGAGGTTATTCCGGGATGGGGCCTTGACGAAATCGTGAATCAAATTCGCAGCAGGATAGACAATTTCTCCTATCCTCTGGGCGAAGGCCTCGGCAATTATAGCCGATCCGCGTATAATGCCCTTCTGGATAAGCTGAGCCATGCGGAGGAAATAGCCACAGACGCGAGTCTGACGGAAGAGCAGTTCAACGAGGAACAGAGTTCTCTGGCTCAATTGGAAGCAGATCTGTTAGGTTCGCTGAGCAGTACGCAGGATGGCGTGTTCTATAACGCTTACCGGGATTTCTCCGGCGATGAGACGGGCAAGTATCCGTTCGGGATTACCGTTGAAGACTTAACCAACGGCGCTGCCGCTACCGTGCAGGAAGAAGACGGGAATAAGTTCCTTCGGCTGACTACAACGGCTACTTCGGGCAAAGCCAATCTGTTCCTGCCTTATCTTGGTGAGGTGACGGCTACGGGGGATCAGCGCATCGTTATCGAATATCGCGCAAGATTAAATACCAACTTCCAGTATGCCAATGGCGCCATGACGAGGAACGACAGCGGTACAAGCAATTATTCGATGGTTACGGCTTTTGATACGGGTAAGATTATGGTGCAAAACGGAGGATCCAAGAAATCCGTCCTAAACTACGCGCTTAATACCTGGTACAAGATTAAAATGGTGGCAAACTGGGATGCCAAAACTTACACCGTCTATATAAACGACGATCCGGTTCCAGTAGCCACGGACTTCGTCTTCCGCCATACAGGCGGCACTAAGCTGACCGGCCAGCGGTTTGGCGTCGACGGTTACGCCAATGCCTCCATCGACTTTGACGACTTCAAAGTTATGGTTACCGGAGTCGCGAAGGCTGCGCCCGAAGGGCTTGCCGCCGGCAATGAAACAGCGGCTGGAGCTAACGATGGGCGCATCACCGGCGTGAACGCCTCGATGGAATGGTCCTCCGACAATGGAGGGACGTGGTCTACAGTAGAGGGGGATGCTATTTCGAATCTGTCTCCGGGAACCTACTGGGTTCGATACCGGGAGACGGATACCCATAAAGCCAGCTCCTATGTGGAGCTGACCGTTACGGGCTACACTCAGCCGAATCCCGTCACCGGACTGAGCCTGGACAAGACCAGCGTCCAGCTGTATACCAACTATGGAAGCTCGACCGTTCAGCTTACCGCCAATGTGGAGCCTGCTAATGCTGCGAACAAAAACGTGACGTGGAGCACGTCAAATTCGGCTGTAGCTACGGTGGACGAAAACGGTCTTGTGACGATCCGCAACTCGGGTACAGCCGTTATTACGGCGACAACCGCAGACGGCAGTTACACCGCATCCTGTACGGTGACTGTATCGGTATATACCGCTAGCGGCGGCGGTGGTGGCAACAACAGCGGTTCTAGCAACGGATCCGGCACTACGATTAAGAACGAGGATGGAAGTACGACGACCATCGTCACCGATCAGACGACCGGAACGGTAACGGAGACGACCACTTGGCCTAACGGGGTCAAGGTTACGACGATGACGACTTCTCTTGGGGAAGTAACGGCCAACGTCCAGCTGCCCGAAGGAGTGGCGCAGGCGCGGATTACGATTCCCGCCAAGAAGGCCTCCGCTTCCACAGTAGCCTATACGGTCAAAGGAGACGGCTCCAAGAAAATCATTGGGGACTCCGTTCTAACGAAGGATGGAGTGAGCTTCATAGCCAAAGGCGATATGACGGTGAAACTGATGGACAATAAGATCACCTTCAAGGATGTGCCGGACAGCTATTGGGCCGCGGAGGCGATTGCCTTTACCGCCAGCCGCGAACTGTTCCTTGGAACGGAGCAAGGGATTTTTACCCCTAATGCATCCATGAGCCGCGCAATGCTCTTTACCGTATTGGCCCGGTTTAACGGCATGGAGACCGAAGGCGGTTCCAATTGGTACGAAAAGGCGCAAGGCTGGGCTGTGACTGCCGGGATTAGTGACGGCAGCGCCCCTGAAGCTGCCATTACACGGGAGCAGTTGATCACTCTTCTGTATCGGTACGCCGGACAACCTGACGCCAGCGGCAACGGCAAAAGCTTCGCGGACAGCAGCGAGATTTCCGCTTGGGCAAGGGAGGCCATGGATTGGGCTGTAGCGACGGGGATTCTGAACGGCAAGCCAGGGAACCTTCTGGAGCCTGGCAGCGATGTCTCCCGGGCTGAAGTGTCGGCCATAGTTGCGCGTTTTATAGCTTTGCGGATCTAG
- a CDS encoding glycosyl hydrolase 115 family protein: MIRYTRRVIAVMIMITLFAGMMPAYAASNPSPEDDGLVSEKGEAGDFPVAVNGTAANIWVDDAEEAPVRRVVNDLKEDIKRVTNLDANVSSESALPSGPVVIVGTFADSAEIKTLVSEGKITADEVSAIKDKWEAYLIKVVDENTLVIAGSDTRGAIFGVYELSERMGVSPWYFFADAAIKTKSTVYVAAGTSVTDMPDVKYRGVFLNDEEKLGRWAKEVFKDPDNMGPKTYAKIFELILRLKGNYIWAAMHVNSINNVPGNIDLVKEYGIVLGSSHPDMLLRTNTHEWDAWKQDYAAKMGINPDTIEYDYTVSKDAVLQYWRESIESHKDIDAQWTLGMRGIHDEAFNVKNLMEPAYDYLGGDLDERKAGLMNEIVREQQKMLLEILGQEKYDNSFQAFIPYKEVLPIYNHPKFDLPENVTVIWCDDNHGIMRRMPDATERAREGGHGLYDHVSYWAPADQSYTWLNSIPLSLMGEELSKSWDHNIRKSWILNIGDIKPQEAEMTFFIRYGWDVEKYKNQSDQFLKDWIGEQFGSTHSDEAADILTAFYQQTNVRKLEHMQVGVFNQTQYGDEASKRMAVYQDLFNRTAAIYNALPEEQRLSFYELVQSKINWAYYVNKAYYYADRSNLAYDQGRMASADSFLKLSQEADLAKKAEIERYSTMAGGKWKGFIDPENAAPPVINQLPPGTPALVLGEPSLGVVVQGENLPQENSKLVFSPYNQDGKFIDIFNKGAGSINWTAAADQPWVHLSSLAGAISDETRLSVTIDEMEAHKGEAATITITDTTAGTAKTIQVAIENPALALSEIQGYAEADGYVSIVAEHYSRLNANGNKTWQIIHDLGRGNGGDVVRAYDPDLGAVDEAAITSTAPSLEYDINLTSAGQFPLEIYRIPTLNSKGKVRFAVSVDDESPIVVESAAADEGQGTIWVSNLFHMIEKHVVKMPAMTAGKHTIKLWMVDSFMMIDKMVLYTGPDGVIPTELGPDESYNNKYNTKFSPGTDLLPRTSTAAEPKNIPAGWGAGAFVESGGTVGIEAEFAMEHELESESQITDDMKAYTVSKRDKAVEVAGKIPNAWRLTQSDTGMAMRLPDLGGQWSETAEFPVYSPELTYKIDFSNTGTYNVWVRWRYVDNASDSIRGGLDGSNGNFSTDVFFTNNLDEKWHWKNVGKVNVATADEHSFSLWMREDGLYIDRIYLTKSGETPTDALWNPSLRTESTAGQRLQAAVDAKRAGMSGISYPLGDALGHYRQAAYDSLMNALNAADALAKSGTATEQQADEALNAITVAETALANSLVLTQDGVAYNAYRDFSGDEAGEVPYGFNVEDLTNGAAATVQEEDGNKFLRLTTTATSGKANLFLPYLGEVTATGDQRIVIEYRARLNTNFQYANGAMTRNDSGTSNYSMVTAFDTGKIMVQNGGSKKSVLNYALNTWYDIKMVANWDAKTYTVYINDDPVPVATDFVFRHTGGTELTGQRFGVDGYANASIDFDDFKVMVTGVAKATPEGLAAGNETAAGANDGRITGVNASMEWSSDNGGTWSTVEGDAISNLSPGTYWVRYRETDTHKASSHVELTVTGYTQPNPVTGVSLEKTSAQLYTNYGSSTVQLTANVEPADAANKKVTWSTSNSAVATVDENGLVTIRNSGTAVIMATTADGSYTASCTVTVSVYTAGGGGGNSGSSNGSGTTIKNEDGSTTTIVTDQTTGTVTETTTWPNGVKVTTMTTSLGEVTANVQLPEGVAQARITIPAKKASASTVAYMVKGDGSKKIIGDSVLTKDGVSFIAKGDMTVKLMDNKITFKDVPDSYWAAEAIAFTASRELFLGTEQGIFTPNASMSRAMLFTVLARFNGVETEGGSNWYEKAQGWAVTAGISDGSAPEAAITREQLITLLYRYAGQPDASANGKSFADSNDISAWAREAMDWAAASGILNGKPGNLLEPASSVTRAEVSAIVARFIAWSS; encoded by the coding sequence GTGATCAGATATACAAGACGCGTGATCGCCGTAATGATCATGATCACGCTTTTTGCCGGGATGATGCCCGCCTATGCAGCAAGTAATCCTTCCCCTGAGGACGACGGACTTGTATCGGAAAAGGGAGAAGCTGGCGATTTCCCCGTAGCGGTTAACGGAACGGCAGCGAACATCTGGGTTGATGATGCGGAGGAAGCTCCGGTCAGACGAGTGGTGAACGACTTGAAGGAGGACATCAAGCGAGTCACCAATCTGGACGCCAATGTAAGCAGCGAATCGGCGCTGCCTTCAGGTCCTGTCGTGATTGTGGGCACATTCGCTGACAGCGCTGAAATTAAGACGCTGGTGAGCGAAGGGAAAATTACAGCCGATGAAGTAAGCGCAATTAAAGATAAATGGGAGGCCTACTTAATCAAAGTGGTGGATGAAAACACCCTGGTTATAGCAGGTTCGGATACCCGCGGAGCTATTTTTGGCGTATACGAGCTCTCGGAACGTATGGGGGTTAGCCCCTGGTATTTTTTTGCCGACGCAGCAATCAAGACCAAGAGCACCGTATATGTAGCTGCCGGTACTTCCGTTACCGATATGCCGGATGTGAAGTACCGCGGCGTTTTCCTCAATGATGAAGAGAAGCTTGGCCGCTGGGCCAAGGAAGTATTTAAAGACCCGGATAATATGGGGCCCAAAACATACGCCAAAATTTTCGAGCTTATTTTACGATTGAAAGGCAACTACATCTGGGCGGCTATGCATGTTAATTCGATTAACAATGTACCGGGTAATATTGATCTCGTAAAGGAATACGGCATCGTGCTTGGTTCCAGTCACCCGGATATGCTCCTGCGGACGAACACGCACGAGTGGGATGCTTGGAAACAGGACTATGCCGCGAAGATGGGGATTAATCCGGATACAATCGAATATGACTACACGGTAAGCAAGGATGCCGTGCTCCAGTACTGGCGCGAAAGCATTGAAAGCCATAAAGATATCGATGCGCAATGGACACTGGGGATGCGGGGCATACATGATGAAGCTTTCAATGTGAAAAATCTGATGGAACCCGCCTATGATTACCTGGGTGGTGATCTGGATGAGCGGAAAGCCGGACTGATGAATGAGATCGTTCGGGAGCAGCAGAAGATGCTTCTGGAGATATTAGGTCAGGAAAAATACGATAATTCGTTCCAGGCGTTTATCCCTTACAAGGAAGTTCTTCCGATCTATAATCATCCCAAATTTGATCTGCCCGAGAATGTGACCGTGATCTGGTGCGACGATAATCACGGAATCATGCGGAGAATGCCTGATGCTACAGAACGCGCTCGCGAAGGCGGACATGGGTTATACGATCACGTTTCCTACTGGGCTCCTGCTGACCAGAGCTATACGTGGCTCAATTCAATCCCTCTTTCCTTAATGGGGGAGGAGCTTAGCAAGTCCTGGGACCATAATATTCGAAAGTCTTGGATATTGAATATAGGCGATATTAAGCCGCAGGAAGCGGAGATGACCTTCTTTATCCGTTACGGATGGGATGTAGAGAAATACAAGAATCAGTCGGATCAATTTTTGAAAGACTGGATTGGCGAACAGTTCGGCAGCACGCACAGCGACGAGGCAGCTGACATTCTCACTGCCTTCTACCAGCAGACCAACGTTCGCAAGCTTGAGCATATGCAGGTTGGCGTCTTCAACCAGACCCAATACGGGGATGAAGCTTCGAAGCGCATGGCGGTATATCAGGACTTGTTCAACCGCACCGCGGCCATTTATAATGCGCTGCCAGAGGAGCAGAGGCTAAGCTTCTATGAGCTGGTCCAATCCAAAATAAACTGGGCGTATTATGTCAATAAAGCCTACTATTATGCGGATCGAAGCAATCTGGCTTACGATCAGGGCAGGATGGCTTCCGCCGATTCGTTCCTCAAGCTGTCGCAAGAGGCGGATCTGGCGAAGAAAGCGGAAATTGAGCGATACAGCACAATGGCGGGCGGCAAGTGGAAGGGATTCATTGATCCCGAGAATGCGGCGCCTCCGGTCATTAATCAGCTTCCGCCAGGCACGCCGGCGCTAGTGCTGGGGGAACCGTCCCTAGGCGTGGTTGTACAAGGCGAGAATTTACCGCAGGAGAATTCTAAGTTAGTCTTCTCCCCTTACAACCAAGACGGTAAATTTATCGATATCTTCAATAAAGGAGCCGGCAGCATCAATTGGACTGCAGCCGCCGATCAGCCTTGGGTACATCTCTCCTCCTTAGCAGGCGCCATCAGCGACGAGACTCGCCTCTCCGTTACAATCGATGAGATGGAAGCCCACAAAGGCGAAGCAGCAACGATTACGATTACCGATACGACAGCGGGCACGGCCAAGACCATTCAGGTGGCGATTGAGAATCCGGCATTGGCCCTTTCCGAAATTCAAGGATATGCGGAAGCCGACGGTTACGTCTCGATTGTAGCGGAGCATTACAGCCGCTTAAACGCAAACGGCAATAAGACCTGGCAAATCATTCACGACCTGGGTCGTGGGAATGGCGGTGATGTCGTACGTGCTTACGATCCTGATCTTGGAGCCGTGGATGAAGCTGCGATCACTTCTACTGCTCCCAGCTTGGAGTATGATATCAACCTAACTTCCGCAGGACAGTTCCCGCTCGAGATATACCGGATTCCCACGCTTAATTCCAAAGGGAAGGTACGCTTTGCCGTATCCGTGGACGACGAATCCCCGATTGTCGTGGAATCCGCCGCTGCCGATGAGGGGCAAGGCACGATCTGGGTAAGCAACCTCTTCCATATGATCGAGAAGCATGTGGTGAAAATGCCCGCTATGACAGCGGGAAAACATACCATCAAGCTGTGGATGGTGGATAGTTTTATGATGATTGACAAGATGGTTCTGTATACCGGTCCGGATGGCGTCATTCCAACCGAGCTTGGTCCTGACGAAAGCTACAACAATAAATATAATACGAAGTTCAGTCCTGGCACCGATCTTCTGCCCAGGACCTCAACAGCAGCGGAACCGAAAAACATCCCGGCCGGCTGGGGAGCGGGTGCTTTTGTTGAATCGGGTGGTACGGTAGGCATTGAAGCCGAGTTCGCCATGGAACATGAGCTTGAATCCGAAAGTCAAATTACGGATGACATGAAGGCTTACACCGTTTCCAAGCGTGATAAGGCTGTCGAGGTTGCAGGAAAGATCCCCAATGCCTGGCGTCTCACGCAATCAGACACCGGCATGGCGATGCGCCTTCCCGACCTGGGCGGACAGTGGTCCGAGACTGCCGAATTCCCTGTATACAGTCCGGAATTGACGTATAAAATCGATTTTAGCAATACGGGAACTTATAATGTCTGGGTACGCTGGAGGTATGTGGACAACGCTTCCGACTCCATTCGCGGCGGCTTAGATGGAAGTAACGGAAATTTCTCGACGGATGTTTTCTTCACCAATAATTTGGATGAGAAATGGCATTGGAAAAACGTAGGCAAGGTTAACGTCGCGACAGCGGACGAGCACTCCTTCAGCCTATGGATGCGCGAGGACGGCCTGTATATTGATCGCATCTACCTGACGAAAAGTGGAGAAACCCCAACCGACGCCCTATGGAATCCTTCCCTCCGGACGGAGAGTACTGCGGGACAAAGGCTCCAAGCTGCCGTGGACGCAAAGCGCGCCGGGATGTCCGGGATTTCTTATCCATTAGGCGATGCTCTTGGTCATTACCGTCAAGCTGCCTATGACTCCTTGATGAATGCGCTGAACGCGGCGGATGCCTTGGCTAAGAGCGGTACGGCTACTGAGCAGCAAGCTGACGAAGCTCTGAATGCTATTACTGTCGCCGAGACAGCGCTAGCCAATTCTCTCGTCCTTACACAGGATGGCGTGGCCTATAATGCCTACAGAGATTTTTCCGGAGATGAAGCGGGAGAAGTTCCTTACGGCTTTAACGTAGAAGATCTAACCAACGGCGCTGCCGCTACCGTGCAGGAAGAAGACGGGAATAAGTTCCTTCGGCTGACTACAACGGCTACGTCGGGCAAAGCTAACCTGTTCCTGCCTTATCTGGGTGAGGTGACGGCTACGGGGGATCAGCGCATCGTTATCGAATATCGCGCAAGATTAAATACCAACTTCCAGTATGCCAATGGCGCCATGACGAGGAACGACAGCGGTACAAGCAATTATTCGATGGTTACGGCTTTTGATACGGGTAAGATTATGGTGCAAAACGGAGGATCCAAGAAATCCGTCCTAAACTATGCGCTTAATACCTGGTACGACATTAAGATGGTGGCAAACTGGGATGCCAAGACTTACACCGTTTATATAAACGACGATCCGGTTCCAGTGGCCACGGACTTCGTCTTCCGCCATACAGGCGGCACTGAGCTAACCGGCCAGCGGTTTGGCGTCGACGGTTACGCCAATGCCTCCATCGACTTTGACGACTTCAAAGTTATGGTTACCGGAGTCGCGAAGGCTACGCCCGAAGGGCTTGCCGCCGGCAATGAAACAGCGGCTGGAGCCAACGATGGGCGCATTACCGGCGTGAACGCCTCGATGGAATGGTCCTCCGACAATGGAGGGACGTGGTCTACAGTAGAGGGGGATGCTATTTCGAATCTGTCTCCGGGAACCTACTGGGTTCGATACCGGGAGACGGATACCCATAAAGCCAGCTCCCATGTGGAGCTGACCGTTACGGGCTATACTCAGCCGAATCCTGTTACCGGGGTGAGCCTGGAAAAGACCAGCGCCCAGCTGTATACCAACTATGGAAGCTCGACCGTTCAGCTTACCGCCAATGTGGAGCCTGCTGATGCAGCGAACAAAAAGGTGACGTGGAGCACGTCAAATTCGGCTGTAGCTACGGTGGACGAAAACGGCCTTGTGACGATCCGCAACTCAGGTACAGCCGTTATTATGGCGACGACTGCAGACGGCAGTTACACCGCGTCTTGCACAGTGACTGTGTCGGTATATACCGCTGGCGGCGGTGGTGGAAACAGCGGTTCCAGCAATGGATCTGGCACTACGATTAAAAACGAGGATGGAAGTACGACGACCATCGTCACGGATCAGACAACCGGAACGGTAACGGAGACGACCACTTGGCCTAACGGGGTCAAGGTTACGACGATGACGACTTCTCTTGGGGAAGTAACGGCCAACGTCCAGCTGCCCGAAGGAGTGGCGCAGGCGCGGATTACGATTCCCGCCAAGAAGGCCTCCGCTTCCACTGTGGCCTATATGGTCAAAGGAGACGGCTCCAAGAAAATCATTGGGGATTCCGTTCTAACGAAGGATGGAGTGAGCTTCATAGCCAAAGGCGATATGACGGTGAAACTGATGGACAATAAGATCACCTTCAAGGATGTGCCGGACAGCTATTGGGCCGCGGAGGCGATTGCCTTTACCGCCAGCCGCGAACTATTCCTTGGAACGGAGCAAGGGATTTTTACCCCAAATGCATCCATGAGCCGCGCAATGCTCTTTACCGTATTGGCCCGGTTTAACGGCGTGGAGACCGAAGGCGGTTCCAATTGGTACGAAAAGGCGCAAGGCTGGGCTGTGACTGCCGGGATTAGTGACGGCAGCGCCCCTGAAGCTGCCATTACACGGGAGCAGTTGATCACTCTTCTGTATCGGTACGCCGGACAACCTGACGCCAGCGCCAACGGCAAAAGCTTTGCGGACAGCAACGATATCTCCGCTTGGGCAAGGGAAGCTATGGATTGGGCTGCAGCCTCGGGGATCCTGAACGGCAAGCCAGGGAATCTTCTGGAACCCGCAAGTAGCGTCACCCGGGCAGAAGTGTCCGCCATAGTTGCGCGTTTTATAGCTTGGAGCAGTTAG
- a CDS encoding alpha/beta-type small acid-soluble spore protein encodes MANQSNNLVVPQAKEALNRMKYEIATEHGIPLSEGYNGNLMTREAGTIGGNITRRLVQMAEQSLSGAQFSNTRR; translated from the coding sequence ATGGCTAACCAATCCAACAATTTAGTTGTACCGCAAGCGAAAGAAGCTTTGAACCGCATGAAATACGAAATTGCTACTGAACACGGCATTCCGCTCTCCGAAGGTTATAACGGCAATCTGATGACTCGCGAAGCGGGTACGATTGGCGGCAACATTACGAGACGCCTTGTTCAAATGGCAGAACAATCTTTAAGCGGAGCACAATTCTCCAATACAAGAAGATAG